A stretch of Oncorhynchus mykiss isolate Arlee chromosome 26, USDA_OmykA_1.1, whole genome shotgun sequence DNA encodes these proteins:
- the LOC110518910 gene encoding beta-1,3-galactosyltransferase 1-like isoform X1, translating to MVEDGTKKGGRSKEMVEGRRYCGWSRFRCCFLVLLLIATVFFYFGDRSVEWVPSLDKASKWWAELRGGSVSRSGSTNTSSEAVSLNSTGFTIDAHETASANSTDRQTSRIHSTQQAIELNTTHHETSSITSALTIITNLITEVKAVLATPPPYVSPGPYHVEYPSEYIFILDEAQKCREQNPFLVLMVPVAPYNRDAREAVRRTWGSERQVLGREVRLFFLLGLPSGEETEQLQEKVLQESKEHQDLLQSDFIDSYKNLTIKTMVMMEWLSSRCPNASYAMKIDSDMFLNVNTLVNMLLHAPTQNYQTGLVAQWAAVLRDHNSKWYLPKEVFPEPVYPPYALGLGYVFTLDLPRKLVEASRHVKAVYIEDVYLGLCMRQLGIRPTDPPSGNLFHVFPVAYDRCTYSRLIATTTHSITHQVNAWTDLHKPGPPC from the coding sequence taaAGAGATGGTGGAAGGCAGGAGATACTGCGGGTGGTCCCGTTTCCGTTGCTGTTTCCTCGTCCTGCTCCTCATAGCAACGGTCTTCTTCTACTTCGGCGATCGGTCAGTAGAGTGGGTCCCTTCACTAGACAAGGCGTCAAAATGGTGGGCGGAATTGCGTGGCGGTTCAGTCAGCAGATCGGGTTCTACCAACACCAGTAGCGAAGCAGTTTCTCTCAACTCCACTGGTTTTACCATAGACGCTCATGAAACTGCGTCTGCCAATTCAACAGATCGTCAAACTTCACGTATCCACTCTACTCAACAGGCCATCGaactcaacacaacacatcatgaAACTAGTTCCATCACATCTGCACTGACCATCATCACTAATCTGATCACAGAGGTCAAGGCAGTTCTGGCCACTCCTCCTCCGTATGTGTCCCCAGGACCGTACCATGTAGAATACCCATCAGAGTACATCTTCATCCTGGATGAGGCACAGAAATGCCGGGAGCAGAACCCTTTCCTGGTTCTGATGGTGCCAGTGGCGCCCTATAACAGGGACGCTCGTGAGGCCGTCCGCAGGACTTGGGGCAGTGAGAGGCAGGTACTGGGCAGAGAGGTCCGTCTGTTCTTTCTGCTGGGACTGCCCAGTGGAGAGGAGACAGAACAGCTCCAGGAGAAGGTGCTGCAGGAGAGCAAAGAGCACCAGGATCTGCTGCAGAGCGACTtcatagacagctacaaaaaccTGACCATCAAGACCATGGTGATGATGGAGTGGCTGAGCTCTCGCTGCCCCAACGCCTCCTACGCCATGAAGATCGACTCAGACATGTTCCTCAACGTGAACACCTTGGTCAATATGCTACTTCACGCTCCAACGCAGAACTACCAGACTGGACTAGTGGCCCAATGGGCCGCTGTTCTAAGAGACCATAACTCCAAATGGTACCTTCCAAAGGAGGTGTTTCCTGAACCGGTATATCCACCTTATGCTCTGGGCTTGGGCTATGTCTTCACCTTAGACCTCCCCAGGAAGCTGGTGGAGGCGTCCAGGCATGTTAAAGCCGTCTACATAGAGGATGTGTATCTGGGACTGTGTATGAGACAACTGGGCATCCGGCCTACTGACCCCCCCAGTGGAAACCTCTTCCATGTTTTTCCTGTGGCTTATGACCGCTGCACCTACTCACGGCTGATAGCCACCACCACACACAGTATCACTCACCAGGTCAACGCATGGACGGACCTACACAAACCTGGTCCTCCCTGCTGA
- the LOC110518910 gene encoding beta-1,3-galactosyltransferase 1-like isoform X3: MVEDGTKKGGRSQKMAEGGRRCCWSGFRCRFLILLVTVAAILFFTNHQSAECVPRWWAEYHGRSVNTSSEAVPLNTTGFTIDVHETASANSTDRQTSRIHSTQQAIELNTTHHETSSITSSLTIITNLTTEVKAVLATPPPYVSPGPYHVEYPSEYIFILDEPEKCREQNPFLVLMVPVAPYNRDAREAVRRTWGSERQVLGREVRLFFLLGLPSGEETEQLQEKVLQESKEHQDLLQSDFIDSYKNLTIKTMVMMEWLSSRCPNASYAMKIDSDMFLNVNTLVNMLLHAPTQNYQTGLVAQRGAVLRDHNSKWYLPKEVFPERVYPPYALGLGYVFTLDLPRKLVEASRHVKAVYIEDVYLGLCMRHLGIRPTAPPSGNLFHVSPVAYDRCTYSRLIATTTHSITHQVNAWTDLHKPGPPC, translated from the coding sequence TCAGAAGATGGCGGAAGGTGGGAGACGCTGCTGCTGGTCCGGTTTTCGTTGCCGTTTCCTCATCCTGCTCGTCACCGTGGCGGCCATCTTGTTCTTCACCAACCACCAGTCAGCAGAGTGTGTCCCAAGATGGTGGGCAGAATACCACGGTCGTTCAGTCAACACCAGTAGCGAAGCAGTTCCTCTCAACACCACTGGTTTTACCATAGACGTTCATGAAACTGCGTCTGCCAATTCAACAGATCGTCAGACTTCACGTATCCACTCTACTCAACAGGCCATCGaactcaacacaacacatcatgaAACTAGTTCCATCACCTCTTCACTGACCATCATCACTAATCTGACCACAGAGGTCAAGGCAGTTCTGGCCACTCCTCCTCCGTATGTGTCCCCAGGACCGTACCATGTAGAATACCCATCAGAGTACATCTTCATCCTGGATGAGCCAGAGAAATGCCGGGAGCAGAACCCCTTCCTGGTTCTGATGGTGCCAGTGGCGCCCTATAACAGGGACGCTCGTGAGGCCGTCCGCAGGACTTGGGGCAGTGAGAGGCAGGTACTGGGCAGAGAGGTCCGTCTGTTCTTCCTGCTGGGACTGCCcagtggagaggagacagagcagCTCCAGGAGAAGGTGCTGCAGGAGAGCAAAGAGCACCAGGATCTGCTGCAGAGCGACTtcatagacagctacaaaaaccTGACCATCAAGACCATGGTGATGATGGAGTGGCTGAGCTCTCGCTGCCCCAACGCCTCCTACGCCATGAAGATCGACTCAGACATGTTCCTCAACGTGAACACCTTGGTCAACATGCTGCTTCACGCTCCAACGCAGAACTACCAGACTGGACTAGTGGCCCAACGGGGCGCTGTTCTAAGAGACCATAACTCCAAATGGTACCTTCCAAAGGAGGTGTTTCCTGAACGGGTATATCCACCTTATGCTCTGGGCCTGGGCTATGTCTTCACCTTAGACCTCCCCAGGAAGCTGGTGGAGGCGTCCAGGCATGTTAAAGCCGTCTACATAGAGGATGTGTATCTGGGACTGTGTATGAGACACCTGGGCATCCGGCCTACTGCCCCTCCCAGTGGAAACCTCTTCCATGTTTCCCCTGTGGCTTATGACCGCTGCACCTACTCACGGCTGATAGCCACCACCACACACAGTATCACTCACCAGGTCAACGCATGGACGGACCTACACAAACCTGGTCCTCCCTGCTGA
- the LOC110518910 gene encoding beta-1,3-galactosyltransferase 1-like isoform X2: protein MVEDGTKKGGRSQKMAEGGRRCCWSGFRCRFLILLVTVAAILFFTNHQSAECVPRWWAEYHGRSVNTSSEAVPLNTTGFTIDVHETASANSTDRQTSRIHSTQQAIELNTTHHETSSITSSLTIITNLTTEVKAVLATPPPYVSPGPYHVEYPSEYIFILDEPEKCREQNPFLVLMVPVAPYNRDAREAVRRTWGSERQVLGREVRLFFLLGLPSGEETEQLQEKVLQESKEHQDLLQSDFIDSYKNLTIKTMVMMEWLSSRCPNASYAMKIDSDMFLNVNTLVNMLLHAPTQNYQTGLVAQRGAVLRDHNSKWYLPKEVFPERVYPPYALGLGYVFTLDLPRKLVEASRHVKAVYIEDVYLGLCMRHLGIRPTAPPSGNLFHVSPVAYDRCTYSRLIATTTHSITHQVNAWTDLHKPGPPC, encoded by the exons ATGGTGGAAGATGGCACTAAGAAAGGAGGAAGGAG TCAGAAGATGGCGGAAGGTGGGAGACGCTGCTGCTGGTCCGGTTTTCGTTGCCGTTTCCTCATCCTGCTCGTCACCGTGGCGGCCATCTTGTTCTTCACCAACCACCAGTCAGCAGAGTGTGTCCCAAGATGGTGGGCAGAATACCACGGTCGTTCAGTCAACACCAGTAGCGAAGCAGTTCCTCTCAACACCACTGGTTTTACCATAGACGTTCATGAAACTGCGTCTGCCAATTCAACAGATCGTCAGACTTCACGTATCCACTCTACTCAACAGGCCATCGaactcaacacaacacatcatgaAACTAGTTCCATCACCTCTTCACTGACCATCATCACTAATCTGACCACAGAGGTCAAGGCAGTTCTGGCCACTCCTCCTCCGTATGTGTCCCCAGGACCGTACCATGTAGAATACCCATCAGAGTACATCTTCATCCTGGATGAGCCAGAGAAATGCCGGGAGCAGAACCCCTTCCTGGTTCTGATGGTGCCAGTGGCGCCCTATAACAGGGACGCTCGTGAGGCCGTCCGCAGGACTTGGGGCAGTGAGAGGCAGGTACTGGGCAGAGAGGTCCGTCTGTTCTTCCTGCTGGGACTGCCcagtggagaggagacagagcagCTCCAGGAGAAGGTGCTGCAGGAGAGCAAAGAGCACCAGGATCTGCTGCAGAGCGACTtcatagacagctacaaaaaccTGACCATCAAGACCATGGTGATGATGGAGTGGCTGAGCTCTCGCTGCCCCAACGCCTCCTACGCCATGAAGATCGACTCAGACATGTTCCTCAACGTGAACACCTTGGTCAACATGCTGCTTCACGCTCCAACGCAGAACTACCAGACTGGACTAGTGGCCCAACGGGGCGCTGTTCTAAGAGACCATAACTCCAAATGGTACCTTCCAAAGGAGGTGTTTCCTGAACGGGTATATCCACCTTATGCTCTGGGCCTGGGCTATGTCTTCACCTTAGACCTCCCCAGGAAGCTGGTGGAGGCGTCCAGGCATGTTAAAGCCGTCTACATAGAGGATGTGTATCTGGGACTGTGTATGAGACACCTGGGCATCCGGCCTACTGCCCCTCCCAGTGGAAACCTCTTCCATGTTTCCCCTGTGGCTTATGACCGCTGCACCTACTCACGGCTGATAGCCACCACCACACACAGTATCACTCACCAGGTCAACGCATGGACGGACCTACACAAACCTGGTCCTCCCTGCTGA
- the LOC110518912 gene encoding interleukin-17C-like yields MTRMLVVCICGCLSFAWLSSAKRCFNQRGVDRRASRFIMSIHCFRTAVSDSIHLQRHWDRQSCPSFKLHTASLSSVQYNNRSLSPWRYRIDEREDRIPAKILVAECLYEGCIVNKHEDKTYNSVPVLATITVLQKTVCPGNPRHYLVTVDSVTIPVACTCVVPRQMISSLGLG; encoded by the exons ATGACACGG ATGTTAGTTGTTTGCATCTGCGGTTGCCTGAGTTTTGCATGGCTGTCGTCAGCAAAGAGATGTTTCAATCAGAGGGGTGTGGATCGGCGGGCTTCAAGGTTCATCATGAGCATCCACTGCTTTAGGACGGCTGTGTCTGACAGCATCCACCTGCAACGGCactgggacagacagagctgCCCCAGCTTCAAACTCCACACTGCGTCTCTGTCATCGGTGCAATACAacaaccgctctctctccccctggcgGTACAG AATcgatgagagagaggacaggattcCCGCTAAAATCCTGGTGGCTGAGTGTCTGTATGAGGGCTGCATCGTCAACAAGCACGAGGACAAGACATATAACTCTGTCCCCGTGCTGGCCACTATCACCGTGCTCCAGAAGACTGTGTGCCCTGGCAACCCTCGACACTACCTGGTGACAGTAGACTCGGTCACCATCCCTGTGGCATGCACATGTGTTGTACCCAGACAGATGATTTCATCTCTTGGATTAGGTTAA